The Anas platyrhynchos isolate ZD024472 breed Pekin duck chromosome 31, IASCAAS_PekinDuck_T2T, whole genome shotgun sequence genome includes a window with the following:
- the MRPL52 gene encoding large ribosomal subunit protein mL52 isoform X1 has product MAAAVPYNMAAPTRPGLAGATCWRKWAWPRLSPLPAAAMAARRALRLAELQARALQPSPAPSLRIGQWRVTRGLAPSQSGPGPLRDLPDWSFADGRPALLWRGQQRRRREDEALARRALALSQSLDAARSGGRSLEAPPSPALRPKGPQ; this is encoded by the exons atggcggcggcggtgcCGTACAACATGGCGGCGCCCACGCGGCCGGGGCTGGCCGGCGCCACGTGTTGGCGGAAGTGGGCGTGGCCTCGGCTCTCCCCACTTCCGGCGGCGGCCATGGCGGCGCGCAGGGCGCTGCGGCTCG CCGAGCTCCAGGCCCGGGCCCTGCagccaagccccgccccctcgctGCGGATTGGCCAGTGGCGCGTGAC GCGTGGCCTCGCTCCCAGCCAATCCGGGCCCGGCCCCCTGCGCGACCTCCCTGATTGGTCCTTCGCAG ACGGACGCCCCGCCCTCCTCTGGCGggggcagcagcggcggcgccGCGAGGACGAGGCCCTGGCG CGCCGCGCCCTGGCCCTGAGCCAATCGCTGGACGCCGCCCGCAGCGGGGGGCGGAGCCTCGAGGCCCCGCCCAGCCCCGCCCTGCGCCCCAAGGGGCCCCAGTAA
- the MRPL52 gene encoding large ribosomal subunit protein mL52 isoform X2, protein MAAAVPYNMAAPTRPGLAGATCWRKWAWPRLSPLPAAAMAARRALRLAELQARALQPSPAPSLRIGQWRVTRGLAPSQSGPGPLRDLPDWSFAAPRPGPEPIAGRRPQRGAEPRGPAQPRPAPQGAPVRTSTDQ, encoded by the exons atggcggcggcggtgcCGTACAACATGGCGGCGCCCACGCGGCCGGGGCTGGCCGGCGCCACGTGTTGGCGGAAGTGGGCGTGGCCTCGGCTCTCCCCACTTCCGGCGGCGGCCATGGCGGCGCGCAGGGCGCTGCGGCTCG CCGAGCTCCAGGCCCGGGCCCTGCagccaagccccgccccctcgctGCGGATTGGCCAGTGGCGCGTGAC GCGTGGCCTCGCTCCCAGCCAATCCGGGCCCGGCCCCCTGCGCGACCTCCCTGATTGGTCCTTCGCAG CGCCGCGCCCTGGCCCTGAGCCAATCGCTGGACGCCGCCCGCAGCGGGGGGCGGAGCCTCGAGGCCCCGCCCAGCCCCGCCCTGCGCCCCAAGGGGCCCCAGTAAGGACCAGTACGGACCAGTGA